The stretch of DNA CGACTGGATGCAGATGCCCACCGACGAGCGAATTCTCGAGGCGCTCCATTCATCGGGCATGATCCTGTCGCCGGCCGTGATCGCGAAGAATATCGATCGCAGTCGAGAGGAAGTCACTCGGCGGCTGACCGTGCTTGTCGAGTATGGGTTCGTGACTCGAGTCGAACGAGGCTATTACGAGATCGACGAGTCCGGAGTGCAGTATCTCGACGGTGAGCTAGATGCCGACGATCTCGAGCCGCTCGAGGAGTGACTGAACTCGGAAGCGAGAATCAAGACACAAATAGCGGGTCAGATCCGCTGCGGTACGTACAGGGCAAGCAGGTAACGGAGTCGCAATCAAGTTCACTGATCACTGTCAAAGGCGGCGTACGAGATACAAAGCGTACATTGACTATTGCGGAGTGTGCGGAGAATATAACCCGGACGGCCAGTCAACGAGACCTATGGATAGTGAAAAAGAGAAGATGCTGAACGGGGAACTGTACGACGCCGACGACCCCGAGCTCGTGGCCGAACGGGAACGCGCACGTGACCTCACGAGACGCTATAATCGCACGAACGAGCAAACCGAACGACGAGCACTGTTAGAGGAACTCCTCGGCTCTTGCGGCGAGGAATGCGAGATCGAACCGCCGTTTCGCTGTGACTACGGGTACAATATCCACGTCGGTGAGAACTTCTACGCGAACTTTGATTGCGTTATCTTGGACGTGTGTCGGGTGGACATCGGGCAGAACTGTCAAATCGCACCGGGCGTCCATATTTATACAGCGACGCATCCGCTTGATGCGACCGAGCGAATCGAGGGGCCAGAGTACGGCAAACCGGTGACAGTCGGCGATAACGTCTGGATTGGAGGCCAAGCGATTCTCAATCCCGGCGTGACGGTTGGCGATAACTCCGTCGTTGCATCTGGGGCCGTCGTCACCACGGATGTTCCAGAAAAGGTCGTCGTCCAAGGGAATCCGGCAACAGTGGTAAAAGAACTGGATTGAGAGGCTCAGTTGAAATCTTTGAGGAAAACGGTTCAGCAGTAAAAATCACGCTATCAGCCGATACGAGAGCAAACGCGACCCTCGACCGCCACGTCACAACACCCCGAAAGTACGATCACCGCGCTGCCCCCACCCTCGAGCACCACGACCCCGGACCCCGACGTGGCATCGAAGCCCGCCCCCAGTCCCGTGGCGGTCGATCGCCCGCCGCTCGAGCGCGACACTCGAAACCCCGACGCACGCTACCAGGCTACCCGACGGCCCTCAGCACTCCTCGGGAACGATATGGATCTGCCCCGAGACCGAATCGTCACCGATCGAGGCCGTCCACTCGTACTCGCCCTCCTCGAGTTTGTAGGCGAAGTACGGCTGCCTGTGTCTTCGGGGCTCGAACTCGAGGCGGGTCCGCTGCGTCTCGTCGCCGACCTCGAAGACCACCTCCCTCTCGACGGGCTCGTAGTGATAGCTGACGATCTCGAGGACGAGGAACCCGCCGGACCGCTCCTGCCCGTCGTAGAGCGTGTGGACGATCGGCTCGTCCCTGCCGCTTTTCGGGGAGATCAGGGAGAGGTGGAACCCCTCGTCCCGCTCCTCGTAGTCGTCGTCGGCCTCGACGACCAGCGTCCCGGTTTCGGTCGCCCCGCCCGCGGTGATCGTCCACTCGTGTTCGCCCGCCCCCAGGCTCCGCGGATGGACGAAGCCGAGCGTCTCGTCCTCGCTCTCGCCGGGACCGATCTCGAGCGGCCCCTCCTCGTCGGTGATGGCCCCGATCTCGAGGGAGACCGGAACCGAGACGGCTTCGTCGCCGTAGTTCCGCACGCAGAGCTCGAATTCCGTCGTGAAGTCGTCGATATGCGTAGTTTCCTCGACCGTCACGTCGACCTCGATGTCACCCCCGCTCGTGTCGGCCGTCTCGTCCTCGTTCGTGTCCTGCGTCCCCACCGCGCTGGTCGGGACGACCAGACTGCCGGTCAGGAGTGTGGCGCTACTCGCGAGCATCGATCGCCGGTGCCGATCTGCCATATGGCTACAGAGGCCCGTTTCCATCTTTTCTATATGTTGGGTAAAAAACAGTATCTCACTGCAATTGGGACGGTCTGGGACGGGAACGCGTCGATTCCGCGCTCGGAAGCGATCCCACGCCGGACCGAAAGCGCAGTCGCTCGAGATAGATCTCCTCGAGGGCTGCCAAGTGGATGCTGTCCATGATCTTGCCCGTGATTTGCGAGTGGTAGCTGTCCCTGGAAACGTATCACACCGCACTCCAAAGCATTCCGATCGCCTCACGAGCATCTCCCGCAGCGACATCGGCGATGTAATCCATGGCGTCGCTCGTGCTCGTTCCCGGCCGCAACTCAGCCTGGATACGGGCTTGAAGGATATCGGTCAATTGGACGTGCGAAAATCGGGCCAACGTAATCGTCTCTGCACTCAGGAGTCGGCTCCGAACGCGAGAGTATAGGTGACAAAGAGATGGCCTTCGTCGCTCGTGATCGCGACGATCGTCACGTTCGGAATGTCGCAGAGCGTTTGGAGAGCGGTGTCATCTTCGAAGATGTCAACTTCGTCGACGATCGCGATGACACGCTTGTCGCTCTCCGGAGCCGATCAATATCCGCAATCGGCCGCAGCGCATCAGCTAACACCCAATTTTCGCGTCCCGATGATAGAGGTTGCTCAGAACGGAAGGCAGTTTGAGGGCTCGAGCACCGTCGATCATAGATAATGAGTGGAAACCAAGCAAGCAGTACGATGATACTTATTTGGATCCGATCAACAGGAGTCGCTATGGATTGTATCGTGTTCAACTTCGGTATGAATTTCGTACTGGAACTGGTGGACATCGTAGGTTAATTCGATGGCTGAGGAAACGGTGGCATTGTGTCCGTAGTCAGTGGTAGTTACAGTTACTGATTGCCGATCGCCGAGATCGAGATAGACGTGATAGACCCAGTTGTAGTGAGCCTGTTCGACAGCGTGATTTGCCCAGTTCTCGAAATCAAATTCGAGGAAGAGGTTTGGACCACTGTTGTCACTCACGTTTTCATCAAGGTAGTTTGCAGCAAGTGTTCCACCGGTCCACAACACCGAACCGACAGTTCCACCAACGTAACCGGCTAAAAGACCAGCACTAGCCTGCATGACATGGTCGCACGTTTCGCACGGATTTTCTAACGGATCCGTGGCATCTTTGTATGCGTAGGCTTTGGGGCTGTACCCAGCAGGCCTGGGTTCAACTGCAGGGTAGTCGTACCGATCTTCATTCCACTTGACTTCGAGTACCCCTTTTTGTATGTCGCGTGGTACCGATCCATTCTCATCTTCTGTAATCGCTGAACAACCAATCGCCGTTACCCACTCATGTTTGTGTCGGTCAGAATCGAAACCCCGGTACCAGGTTTCGGCTTTCAGCGTTTGATTTATGACGATGTCATCAGGGTTACCAAGAGTGTCACAGTTGTCGGATTTAACGCCGTAGTCGTGGTCGGGCTCTTCGTTGTGGTGGGCTACAGCAGGATCAGTCATAGTCCCTAGTGCACCAATTCCTACTGTAGTTCCACCAATCGCCTTTAGAACCGATCGGCGGTTGCTTGTAGAACTATTACTACTATTTTCGCGGCCGTATTCAGGATCGTTCGCCATCTGTAACTATCACTAATATCTAAACACTTAAGTTTTTCCAGTGTTGGATATTTCCAATAGCTCCGAGTATTGGTGGACAATCAGATTTCATCGTCACAGAGTTATTCCCGTTTTATCTATAGTCCGAACCAAAAGGAAATGTTTCTCCAAACCCTTGGTTGCACGTCAACGAAGTCCGATCCCCGATGTTACACGTCGACCTCGAGCCGAGACGACCGCCGGAACGATCACGCCGGCAATCCGCTCCGTTTAGCCGACTTCTAGCCACGAAATGAAAATTGGTGTGAAGATACTCCGTGTAGTACGTCTTGCAGGGCGAGTGGATAACGGTCTTATGCTTCCGATGGAGATTCTCGAACCGTCAGTACTGGAATCGGCGAGGTCCGAATGAGATGTTCGGTGACGCTTCCAAGGAGATATCGATCAAAGCCAGTCCGGCCATGTGTGCCGACGACGACGAGGTCGATATCATGGGCTTCGATATACGCGCAGATCGCTTGGTGGATTGACCCGCCACTTTCAACCGTCTCGGAAACTGGGTCGACGCCAGCGTCTTCCGCGAACGACGACGCGCCTTCCAGGATGGTCTTGGCACTCTCCTCGAGCGACGGTAACTGGATATCACTCCGGACGTCGACGCCAAGGCTCGACGTAGTGATAACGGACAGAAGATGGAGGGCCGCGTCTTCCGTATCAGCGATTTCGACTCCGACCGTGAGCGCCTCACGTGCACAGTCACTTCCGTCAGTTGGAACCAGCACATCGCGATACGGATAGGTGACCGATTCGCCGTTCGGTTTGAATGTCAACACAGGGGTGTCCGCACGTCGTACGACACGCTCGGTCGTACTGCCGAGCAGGAACCGCTTCAGACCGCGGCGGCCATGAGTCGGCATAGTGATGAGATCAACATTGCGCGATTCTGCATAGTCGATAATCGTACTGTAGGGAGTCCCCTGGCGGACCTCGGTGACCGTATCCACTCCCCGTTCTCGGGCACGGTCTGTGGCGTCACGAACGATTTGGGCACCTTCTTGCTCAAGGACGTCAACGACATCCCCTTGCATCCGAACGACGCTGTCTTTCATCGTGTCTGCGACGTGAAGGATGTGCACTGTCGAGTCGTGGGCGGCGGCGATCTCGAGGACATGGTCAAACGTGACCGACGCACCCTCGCTGCCATCAGTGGGAAAGAGGATCTCGGTGTACATGGTGCAGTTTTGAACCGTACTCACTCCTGCACGTCTAACGTCCCTTCCTCGGCGGTGTTCGCCTCTTGCCACCAGACGAGTTCGAACTCGATGCTCTGCTTTGCTTCCGTGTCCCCTTCGGACCAGTCTGATTCACCCTCGAGTTTGAACGTGACCGGCTCAGTCGGATCAAGCCGCACTTGCGTGCCGCCGAGTTCCAGCGTCACGTCACCATCACCATCCAACTGGTCAGCCATCTCGCGGAGATAGCTAGCGATTTCTGTCCGGGACCGTTGCTCTTCAGTTTCGAGTTCCCCCATGCAAACTGGTATGCCGACAAGGGGTATAAACTCGGAGGTGTATAGAGGTACTGAACGGTCTAGCAGACCGTCTCGGTTACCCGACTGACTATCGGAGTAGTTTGTCAGGTACGTGACTGACACTGTTTCCGACAGAGAATGCGCTTATGGGTACAGGCGGAGTGTTGTTACTCTGTATGCCCGAAGAAGTCCTGTTCAAATCAGAGAGCGGACAGACCCGAGAAGAGATCGCCTCGTATCTTCACAGTGTCGCCGACAAACTCGAGCAAGACAATGCAGTCACACTAAAATCGGGTTCCGAGTCCGTGACGATGGAACCGCCAGCCCGCCCGACGTTTGAGGTCAAAGCCGAACGCGAAGGCCCGGCGGACGGGCCCGGTAAAGTGAGTATCGAGTTCGAACTCGAATGGGACGAGAACGGCAGTGAAGGAGCCGACGAGAGCGGCCAGTTGGCAATTGAGTGATCAGGCGACGTACCTAACGGTTCCTTCGTGAACGGCCCGCTGATGAATAATTTGTTGCGCTCTGTCTACGACTCGTCGTTGCCATCACCAACTACGAGCGAGGAAACGATCCGGGCTGTGAGATATTATGAGATGGATTCTATGACACGCTCCAACAAAAGCAGCTTCAACCTACGAATCGATCTATTTCCTCCGCAATGGCTTTGAATACTCCCTCGTCATCGGCCGCCCTCCGCACTGTCCAAATCCTCTGCCTCGAGTCGTTTGTAAACCTCGATCGTCTCCTTGAGGTTACGGA from Natrinema salaciae encodes:
- a CDS encoding universal stress protein — protein: MYTEILFPTDGSEGASVTFDHVLEIAAAHDSTVHILHVADTMKDSVVRMQGDVVDVLEQEGAQIVRDATDRARERGVDTVTEVRQGTPYSTIIDYAESRNVDLITMPTHGRRGLKRFLLGSTTERVVRRADTPVLTFKPNGESVTYPYRDVLVPTDGSDCAREALTVGVEIADTEDAALHLLSVITTSSLGVDVRSDIQLPSLEESAKTILEGASSFAEDAGVDPVSETVESGGSIHQAICAYIEAHDIDLVVVGTHGRTGFDRYLLGSVTEHLIRTSPIPVLTVRESPSEA
- a CDS encoding winged helix-turn-helix domain-containing protein, which codes for MRRPGDWMQMPTDERILEALHSSGMILSPAVIAKNIDRSREEVTRRLTVLVEYGFVTRVERGYYEIDESGVQYLDGELDADDLEPLEE
- a CDS encoding amphi-Trp domain-containing protein, which produces MPEEVLFKSESGQTREEIASYLHSVADKLEQDNAVTLKSGSESVTMEPPARPTFEVKAEREGPADGPGKVSIEFELEWDENGSEGADESGQLAIE
- a CDS encoding amphi-Trp domain-containing protein codes for the protein MGELETEEQRSRTEIASYLREMADQLDGDGDVTLELGGTQVRLDPTEPVTFKLEGESDWSEGDTEAKQSIEFELVWWQEANTAEEGTLDVQE
- a CDS encoding sugar O-acetyltransferase; this translates as MDSEKEKMLNGELYDADDPELVAERERARDLTRRYNRTNEQTERRALLEELLGSCGEECEIEPPFRCDYGYNIHVGENFYANFDCVILDVCRVDIGQNCQIAPGVHIYTATHPLDATERIEGPEYGKPVTVGDNVWIGGQAILNPGVTVGDNSVVASGAVVTTDVPEKVVVQGNPATVVKELD